A single genomic interval of Rhododendron vialii isolate Sample 1 chromosome 3a, ASM3025357v1 harbors:
- the LOC131321421 gene encoding nodulin-related protein 1-like, translating to MDSPPHHKTTSGHHHQPKTSSELFSSAKVLAEAGQATYSHGSVDKEKVAGAASDLLGGARQYGNLEGGQFGQYIEKAETYLDKYESPDHSSAAGQGGKTAAAAGHGGGTTTDPLSHSGGGHEQSEGKTHSSSESGGGHGQSEGGYGEYFKVAEGFLKKSGSGGGNDSGGQGKSEGGSGDYLKMAQGFFNK from the coding sequence ATGGACTCACCTCCCCACCACAAAACCACCTccggccaccaccaccagccaAAAACCTCCTCCGAGCTCTTTTCCAGCGCCAAGGTCCTGGCCGAGGCGGGCCAGGCCACCTACAGCCACGGATCCGTCGACAAGGAGAAAGTCGCTGGCGCCGCTTCCGACCTCCTCGGCGGCGCCCGCCAGTACGGTAACCTTGAGGGAGGGCAATTTGGTCAGTACATCGAGAAAGCCGAGACTTATCTCGACAAGTACGAGTCTCCCGATCACTCCTCCGCCGCCGGCCAAGGCGGCAAAACCGCCGCTGCTGCCGGACACGGTGGCGGAACCACCACGGATCCGTTGTCGCATTCGGGTGGTGGTCACGAACAATCTGAAGGGAAGACGCATTCGTCGTCGGAGTCGGGTGGTGGCCACGGACAATCTGAAGGTGGGTATGGGGAGTACTTTAAGGTGGCCGAAGGGTTCTTGAAGAAAAGCGGCAGCGGGGGCGGCAACGACAGCGGCGGTCAGGGCAAATCTGAAGGTGGGTCCGGCGATTACTTGAAGATGGCTCAAGGGTTCTTCAATAAGTAA
- the LOC131319014 gene encoding glycine-rich cell wall structural protein 1.8-like — protein MDSPPHHKSGHHHQPKSSSELFSSAKVLAEAAQATFSHGSVNKAKAAGAASDLLDAACQYGKLEDGKFGQYFEKAETYLHQYQSPGHSSAAAHGGGKTNAAAHGGGSGYGESDGGYDEYQSSDHSTAAHGGAKTNAAAHGGGSGYGESDGGYGGYQSSDHSAAYGGGKTTHSSSQSGGGYGQSEGEYGGYQSSDHSAAYGGGKTTHSSSHSAGGYGQYQSSEHSASYGGGKTTHSSSHSGGGYGKSEGGYGEHQYQSSENSSAAVHGGGTTGHSSEHSGGGYGQSEGGYGEYFKMAEGFLKNSGGTHSSSHSGGGHGQSEGGYGEYIKMAEGLMKHSSGGGHGESGGGGYGEYFKMAEGFLKK, from the coding sequence ATGGACTCACCTCCCCACCACAAATccggccaccaccaccagccTAAATCCTCCTCCGAGCTCTTTTCCAGCGCCAAGGTCCTGGCCGAGGCGGCCCAGGCCACCTTCAGCCACGGATCCGTCAACAAGGCCAAGGCAGCCGGCGCGGCCTCCGATCTTCTCGACGCCGCCTGCCAGTACGGTAAGCTGGAGGACGGGAAATTCGGCCAGTACTTCGAGAAAGCCGAGACTTATCTCCACCAGTACCAGTCTCCCGGTCACTCCTCCGCTGCCGCACACGGCGGCGGAAAAACCAACGCCGCCGCACACGGCGGTGGAAGCGGTTACGGAGAATCCGATGGTGGGTATGACGAGTACCAGTCCTCCGATCACTCCACCGCCGCACACGGCGGCGCCAAAACGAACGCCGCCGCACACGGCGGCGGAAGCGGTTACGGAGAATCTGATGGTGGGTATGGCGGGTACCAGTCGTCGGATCACTCTGCTGCCTACGGCGGCGGTAAAACCACGCATTCATCGTCGCAATCGGGCGGTGGTTACGGCCAATCTGAAGGTGAGTACGGCGGGTACCAGTCTTCGGATCACTCTGCTGCCTACGGCGGCGGTAAAACCACGCATTCATCGTCGCATTCGGCCGGTGGGTACGGCCAGTACCAGTCATCCGAGCACTCCGCCTCCTACGGCGGCGGTAAAACCACACATTCATCGTCGCATTCGGGCGGTGGTTACGGGAAATCTGAAGGTGGGTATGGCGAGCACCAGTACCAGTCATCCGAAAATTCCTCTGCCGCCGTGCACGGCGGAGGAACCACCGGGCATTCATCGGAGCATTCGGGTGGCGGTTATGGGCAATCGGAAGGTGGGTATGGGGAGTATTTTAAGATGGCTGAAGGGTTCTTAAAGAACAGTGGTGGCACGCATTCGTCGTCGCATTCGGGCGGCGGTCACGGGCAGTCGGAAGGTGGGTACGGAGAGTACATTAAGATGGCTGAAGGGTTAATGAAGCACAGCAGCGGCGGTGGTCACGGTGAATCTGGAGGTGGGGGATATGGTGAGTACTTTAAGATGGCTGAAGGGTTCTTGAAGAAGTAG
- the LOC131319015 gene encoding uncharacterized protein LOC131319015 → MGTIFSNKKNTNVYSNRKYMTLATMKLKRTSPCKVRGNRCDRTSRHTSQWVHVPLPSEHPRPPGSNEVAGVFVAQQFIIGDIRQLCTSRGQPRQKCILTDVEGQWYHRRQCTKRHSNANSITSSVALIS, encoded by the exons ATGGGAACCATTTTCAGTAACAAGAAAAACACCAATGTCTACTCCAACAGAAAGTATATGACGTTGGCTACGATGAAGCTGAAAAGAACGTCGCCGTGCAAAGTTCGCGGCAACAGGTGTGATAGAACATCTAGACACACGTCCCAGTGGGTACACGTCCCCCTTCCAAGTGAACATCCCAGACCTCCCGGCTCCAATGAGGTCGCCGGTGTCTTTGTCGCTCAGCAATTCATTATTGGCGATATCCGTCAGTTGTGCACATCACGG gGCCAACCACGGCAGAAATGCATACTAACAGATGTTGAAGGGCAATGGTATCATAGAAGACAATGCACAAAAAGACATTCAAATGCAAACTCAATCACAAGCTCTGTCGCTCTAATTTCCTGA